A single Fusobacterium hominis DNA region contains:
- a CDS encoding ABC transporter ATP-binding protein yields MYLEIKNLNKIFEVKKGVQNINLQINEGELVTLLGPSGCGKTTLLNLIGGFLLPDSGEILVENRDIIKLSPEDRPISTVFQNYALFPHMNVIQNISYGLKYKGLNKKQQLEEAMKYLKIVGLSGYEKSSIQSLSGGQQQRVALARALVLKPKILLLDEPFSNLDVKLKIDMREELKYLQKKLKITMIFVTHDQEEALSISDKIVVMKEGNVVQVGTPEEIYYAPANDYVADFVGKVNIIYKDSKRILIRPEEIEMKSCLDGNWIIENKEFLGSSTLFYLKNKNDKTTLISEVFKKDALVFSVGEHVEICNKL; encoded by the coding sequence ATGTATTTAGAGATAAAAAATTTAAATAAAATTTTTGAGGTAAAAAAAGGGGTACAAAATATAAATCTTCAAATTAATGAAGGTGAATTAGTAACACTTTTAGGGCCATCAGGTTGTGGAAAAACTACTCTTTTAAATCTTATTGGAGGTTTTTTATTACCAGATAGTGGAGAAATTTTAGTAGAAAATAGAGATATAATAAAGTTATCACCAGAAGATAGACCTATATCTACAGTATTTCAAAATTATGCACTTTTTCCTCATATGAATGTAATTCAAAATATTAGCTATGGATTAAAGTATAAAGGGTTAAATAAAAAACAACAATTAGAAGAGGCTATGAAATATTTAAAAATAGTTGGACTTAGTGGCTATGAAAAAAGCTCTATTCAAAGTCTAAGTGGTGGACAGCAACAAAGGGTAGCGTTAGCTAGAGCATTAGTATTAAAACCTAAAATTTTATTACTAGATGAACCTTTTAGTAACCTTGATGTAAAATTAAAAATTGATATGAGAGAGGAATTAAAATATTTACAAAAGAAATTAAAAATCACAATGATATTTGTAACTCATGATCAAGAAGAGGCATTAAGTATTTCAGATAAGATAGTTGTAATGAAAGAAGGAAATGTAGTTCAAGTAGGAACTCCAGAGGAAATATATTATGCTCCTGCAAATGACTATGTTGCTGATTTTGTTGGAAAAGTAAATATTATTTATAAAGATAGTAAGCGAATTTTAATACGACCTGAAGAAATAGAAATGAAAAGTTGTCTAGATGGCAATTGGATAATTGAAAATAAAGAGTTTTTAGGTTCTTCTACTTTATTTTATTTGAAAAATAAAAATGATAAAACTACTTTAATAAGTGAAGTTTTTAAAAAAGATGCATTAGTTTTTTCAGTAGGAGAACATGTAGAAATTTGTAATAAATTGTAA
- a CDS encoding epoxyqueuosine reductase QueH, translating to MKQNYDIIMENEIKEIKKSDKKPSLLLHSCCAPCSCAVMEYLLEYFNITIFFYNPNITFKEEYEKRLKEQYDYISQRGYNIDIIEGNYNPLTDFFEKVKGLEKEKEGGQRCYKCYNLRLEETAKEASKNNFDYFSTVLSISPMKNSQWINELGNDLSKKYNVKFLNGDFKKKSRYLRSVNLSKEYNLYRQDYCGCVFSKLEREEYITNKENTCK from the coding sequence ATGAAACAAAATTATGATATTATCATGGAAAATGAAATAAAAGAAATAAAAAAATCAGATAAAAAACCAAGTCTCTTACTTCATTCATGTTGTGCCCCATGTAGTTGTGCTGTTATGGAATATCTTCTTGAGTATTTCAATATTACAATCTTTTTTTATAATCCTAATATAACTTTTAAAGAAGAATATGAAAAAAGACTAAAAGAACAATATGATTACATATCTCAACGTGGATATAATATAGATATAATTGAAGGAAATTATAATCCTTTAACTGATTTTTTTGAAAAAGTTAAAGGACTTGAAAAAGAAAAAGAAGGTGGTCAAAGATGTTATAAATGTTATAATCTTAGACTTGAAGAAACTGCAAAAGAAGCTAGTAAAAATAACTTTGATTACTTTTCAACTGTTCTTAGCATAAGTCCTATGAAAAATTCACAATGGATAAATGAACTAGGAAATGACCTTTCTAAAAAATATAATGTAAAATTTTTAAATGGAGATTTTAAAAAGAAAAGCAGATATTTACGTTCTGTTAATCTCTCTAAAGAATACAATTTATATAGACAAGATTATTGCGGTTGTGTGTTTTCAAAACTTGAAAGAGAAGAATATATCACAAATAAAGAAAATACTTGTAAATAA
- a CDS encoding IS1182 family transposase, with amino-acid sequence MQKPINNTIHFNLIQPKIFNFLQYHIPEDDPVRKLSAILEEMDFSKLLQVFSYKTKVHPIRMFAIILYAYSKGIYSTRNIENACVENIKFRFLLQDSKLPDHSTISRFLNKIEEFLPELFEQFIKKIFEMENISTETIYIDGTKIEAYANRYSFVWKKSIKNYWNKLNVKIESLVFDFNQDFSSNFSSFFEVCHYLQNLNINFVYGRGRRKSKEQKYYELCIEYLEKYRKYSEHFQNLKERNSYSKTDIDATFMRMKDDYMRNGQLKPGYNLQIGVISEYICVYDVFSNPSDSKTLIPFLEKAKSSDLNIKNVVADAGYESIDNYEYLEEKGYTSYIKPIYFEKSKTRKFKNDLNRVENLIYNSAENRLFRKDGVELKFIYSSKNGRKQYFFNPETQKKVGYNSRFRTLSTKSQENISSDYGKRLRMNRSIQVEGAFAVLKEDMKLRKLKVRGKSSVLREICLFCLGYNLNRLIQREKNNRKGTTLHSLKTA; translated from the coding sequence ATGCAAAAACCAATTAATAATACCATACATTTTAATTTAATTCAACCTAAAATCTTTAATTTTTTACAATACCACATTCCTGAAGATGATCCTGTAAGAAAACTTAGCGCCATTTTGGAGGAAATGGATTTTTCTAAACTTTTGCAAGTATTTTCTTACAAAACAAAGGTTCATCCAATTAGAATGTTCGCCATCATTCTATATGCCTATTCTAAAGGTATTTATTCTACTCGCAATATCGAAAATGCTTGTGTAGAAAATATTAAGTTTAGATTTCTTTTACAGGATTCTAAACTTCCTGACCATTCAACAATATCGAGATTTTTAAACAAAATTGAAGAATTTCTACCTGAACTTTTTGAACAATTTATCAAAAAAATTTTTGAAATGGAAAATATTTCCACTGAAACTATTTACATTGATGGAACTAAAATAGAGGCTTATGCTAATAGATATTCCTTTGTTTGGAAAAAATCTATTAAAAATTATTGGAATAAACTTAATGTTAAAATTGAATCTCTTGTTTTTGATTTTAACCAAGATTTTAGTTCTAATTTTTCTTCTTTCTTTGAAGTTTGTCATTACCTTCAAAATTTAAATATTAATTTTGTTTATGGGCGCGGAAGAAGAAAATCAAAAGAGCAAAAATATTATGAATTGTGCATTGAATATTTAGAAAAATATCGAAAGTATTCAGAACATTTTCAAAATTTAAAGGAAAGAAATAGCTATTCAAAAACTGATATAGATGCTACTTTTATGAGAATGAAGGATGATTATATGAGAAATGGTCAATTAAAACCAGGATATAATTTACAAATTGGAGTTATTAGTGAATATATATGTGTTTATGATGTTTTTTCAAATCCTTCTGATTCAAAAACTTTAATTCCTTTCTTAGAGAAAGCTAAATCTTCAGATTTAAACATAAAAAATGTAGTAGCTGATGCTGGTTATGAGAGTATAGATAATTATGAATATTTAGAGGAAAAAGGCTATACTTCATATATAAAACCAATATATTTTGAAAAATCAAAAACTAGAAAGTTTAAGAATGATTTGAATAGAGTTGAAAATCTAATATATAACTCAGCTGAAAATAGGCTTTTTAGAAAGGATGGAGTTGAGTTAAAATTCATTTATTCGAGCAAAAATGGAAGGAAACAATATTTTTTCAATCCAGAAACACAGAAGAAAGTAGGCTACAATTCACGATTTAGAACGCTATCAACTAAGTCACAAGAAAATATATCAAGTGATTATGGCAAGCGCTTAAGAATGAATAGAAGTATTCAAGTAGAGGGAGCTTTTGCGGTACTGAAAGAAGATATGAAACTACGAAAATTAAAAGTTCGCGGAAAAAGTAGTGTTTTAAGAGAAATATGTTTATTTTGTTTAGGCTATAACTTAAATCGCCTAATTCAAAGAGAAAAAAATAATAGAAAAGGAACAACACTTCATTCTTTAAAAACAGCATAA
- a CDS encoding M20 family metallopeptidase, protein MNLKKEMYEIEDSLKQEIENISHYIFMNPELGNEEFKSSKYLINVLEKYGFIIEKNYCGMPTAFRGEINKGSGPTIAFLAEYDALPGYGAAKKPGHACGHNWIAASTCGAAIVLSKLINKINGNIVIIGTPAEETTGGKVPMVEKGIFNDIDIVLQMHLEGQNNVACSTLAIDCIKFQFRGKASHASSHPEEGINALDAINLMYAGIGCLRQHITKDARIHGIITYGGAAPNTVPDFTECKFHIRAGKRKYLDELTQKVINIAKGAALMTGTSVSYEKFENSFDELKNLPSLQDIMVKNLKEVGIDNIITSGEGASGSSDIGNVSQICPTMYTEIALDIPEKCFVHDEAFLKYVDSDEAYDKLHKSIKAMCGVALDIFTSDSLLDKIKKEFKNIK, encoded by the coding sequence ATGAATTTAAAAAAGGAAATGTATGAAATTGAGGATAGCTTAAAGCAGGAAATAGAAAATATTTCACATTATATTTTTATGAATCCAGAGTTAGGAAACGAAGAATTCAAATCAAGTAAATATTTAATCAATGTATTAGAAAAATATGGATTTATAATTGAAAAAAATTATTGTGGAATGCCAACAGCTTTTAGAGGAGAGATAAATAAAGGTTCAGGACCTACAATTGCCTTTTTAGCAGAATATGACGCTTTACCTGGTTATGGTGCTGCAAAAAAGCCTGGACACGCCTGTGGGCATAACTGGATAGCTGCAAGCACATGCGGAGCTGCCATTGTTCTTTCTAAATTGATAAATAAAATAAATGGAAATATTGTAATTATTGGAACACCTGCTGAAGAAACAACTGGTGGAAAAGTGCCAATGGTTGAAAAAGGAATTTTTAACGATATAGATATAGTGTTACAAATGCATTTAGAAGGACAAAACAATGTTGCATGTTCAACATTAGCAATTGACTGTATAAAATTTCAATTTAGAGGAAAAGCATCTCATGCATCATCACACCCAGAAGAAGGAATAAATGCATTAGATGCAATAAATCTTATGTATGCAGGGATAGGTTGTTTGAGACAACATATTACAAAAGACGCTAGAATTCATGGGATAATAACATATGGAGGAGCAGCACCAAATACTGTTCCTGATTTTACAGAATGTAAATTTCATATAAGAGCAGGAAAAAGAAAATATTTAGATGAACTCACACAAAAGGTTATAAATATTGCAAAAGGAGCTGCTCTGATGACAGGGACTTCAGTTTCTTATGAGAAATTTGAAAATTCTTTTGATGAATTAAAAAATTTGCCTAGTTTACAAGATATAATGGTAAAAAATTTAAAAGAAGTTGGAATAGATAATATCATAACAAGTGGAGAAGGTGCATCAGGATCTTCAGATATTGGAAATGTAAGTCAAATTTGTCCAACTATGTATACAGAAATTGCATTAGACATACCTGAGAAATGTTTTGTTCATGATGAAGCATTTTTAAAATATGTTGATTCAGATGAAGCTTATGATAAATTACATAAGTCGATAAAAGCTATGTGTGGAGTAGCGTTAGATATATTTACTTCGGATAGTTTGTTAGATAAAATAAAAAAAGAATTTAAAAATATAAAATAA